A single Pantoea rwandensis DNA region contains:
- a CDS encoding helix-turn-helix domain-containing protein, with product MSVPDTEDRLAARLAELRVQRGWSLDELAMATGISRASLSRIERAETSPTAALLNRLCVAYGLTMSRLLSEVEEEAALLLKVSDQTVWRDDASGYQRRSVSPPASHFKAEMVEGVLRPGARIDYDAPPVQGLEQHIWLQSGELTFTMDDQRWTLQAGDCLRFHLTGKSSFQAHPEGGARYILVVCKP from the coding sequence ATGTCTGTACCGGATACCGAAGACCGACTGGCCGCACGTTTAGCCGAATTGCGTGTGCAACGTGGCTGGTCACTGGACGAACTGGCGATGGCTACCGGCATCAGCCGGGCTTCATTGTCGCGCATTGAACGGGCTGAAACCAGCCCCACAGCCGCTTTGCTTAACCGGCTGTGCGTTGCCTATGGCTTGACTATGTCACGCCTGCTGAGTGAAGTGGAAGAGGAGGCGGCGCTGCTACTCAAGGTTAGCGATCAAACGGTGTGGCGTGATGATGCCAGCGGGTATCAGCGCCGCAGCGTCTCGCCACCGGCCAGCCACTTCAAAGCGGAAATGGTGGAAGGCGTGCTGCGTCCCGGCGCGCGCATTGATTATGACGCACCTCCGGTACAGGGGCTGGAACAGCATATCTGGCTGCAATCCGGCGAGCTGACGTTCACCATGGACGATCAGCGCTGGACACTGCAGGCGGGGGATTGCCTGCGTTTTCATCTCACCGGCAAATCATCATTCCAGGCGCACCCTGAAGGCGGCGCGCGTTACATTTTGGTGGTGTGCAAACCATGA
- a CDS encoding amino acid ABC transporter ATP-binding protein yields the protein MRNIVRAVKVNKYFDQFHALKDVSLEVNYGEVMCILGPSGSGKSTFLRCINQLEKVDQGGIWVDNELAGYRIAGNKLHALSDKQIARQRLQTGMVFQRFNLFPHKTALENIIEGPCRVLLRPKREAAEEAMALLDRVGLAHKAHDYPQSLSGGQQQRVAIARALAMKPKLMLFDEPTSALDPEMVGEVLAVMRQLAKEGTTMLVVTHEMGFAREVANQVVFMDEGRIIEQGAPEDILLNPQNPRMKNFINAILL from the coding sequence ATGAGAAACATCGTGCGCGCCGTCAAGGTGAACAAATATTTCGACCAGTTCCACGCGCTGAAGGATGTCAGCCTCGAAGTGAATTACGGCGAGGTGATGTGCATCCTCGGGCCTTCCGGTTCCGGTAAAAGCACCTTCCTGCGCTGTATCAACCAGCTGGAGAAGGTCGATCAGGGTGGCATTTGGGTCGACAACGAATTAGCGGGCTATCGCATTGCAGGCAACAAACTGCATGCGTTAAGCGATAAGCAGATTGCCCGCCAGCGCCTGCAAACCGGCATGGTTTTCCAGCGTTTTAATCTGTTCCCGCACAAAACCGCGCTGGAGAACATTATCGAAGGGCCGTGCCGTGTCCTGCTGCGTCCGAAGCGTGAGGCGGCGGAAGAGGCAATGGCACTGCTGGATCGCGTTGGTCTGGCACACAAAGCGCACGACTACCCGCAGTCACTGTCTGGCGGGCAGCAGCAGCGTGTGGCGATTGCGCGTGCGCTGGCGATGAAACCGAAACTGATGCTGTTTGACGAACCTACTTCGGCGCTGGATCCGGAGATGGTGGGCGAAGTGCTGGCCGTTATGCGCCAGTTAGCAAAAGAGGGCACCACCATGCTGGTGGTCACTCATGAGATGGGCTTTGCCCGTGAAGTGGCCAATCAGGTGGTGTTTATGGACGAGGGACGCATTATCGAGCAGGGCGCACCAGAAGACATTCTGCTGAACCCGCAAAACCCACGGATGAAAAACTTTATTAACGCGATTCTTCTTTAA
- the osmF gene encoding glycine betaine ABC transporter substrate-binding protein OsmF — MIKQGLLGIIALAMGVSAANAADPVKVGSKIDTEGSLLGNIILQVLDKHGVKTVNKIQLGTTQVVRGAITAGELDIYPEYTGNGAFFFSDEKDAAWKNAQQGYEKVKKLDADKNHLVWLAPAPANNTWTIAVRGDVAQKNNLNSLDDLSAYLKKGGTFKLAASAEFIERSDALPAFEKAYNFKLEQSQLLSLAGGDTAVTIKAAAQQTSGLNAAMAYGTDGPVAALGLQTLTDPKGVQPIYAPAPVIRESVLKQYPDIGNWLQPVFSKLDEKTLQQLNAQIAVDGQDASQVAKQWLQQNKLL; from the coding sequence ATGATTAAGCAGGGTTTATTGGGGATAATCGCACTCGCGATGGGTGTGAGCGCAGCGAATGCCGCCGATCCGGTTAAGGTCGGTTCAAAGATTGATACGGAGGGCTCGCTGTTAGGCAACATTATTCTGCAGGTGCTGGATAAACATGGGGTGAAAACGGTTAACAAGATCCAGCTCGGCACCACGCAGGTCGTGCGCGGAGCCATCACCGCAGGTGAACTGGATATCTACCCGGAATACACCGGTAACGGCGCGTTCTTCTTCAGTGATGAGAAAGATGCGGCCTGGAAAAATGCGCAGCAGGGCTATGAAAAGGTGAAAAAGCTCGATGCGGATAAAAACCATCTGGTGTGGTTAGCTCCTGCACCCGCCAATAACACCTGGACCATTGCGGTGCGCGGCGATGTGGCACAGAAAAATAATCTTAACTCCCTCGACGATCTCAGCGCTTACCTGAAAAAAGGCGGCACCTTCAAGCTGGCGGCGTCGGCGGAATTTATCGAACGCAGCGATGCACTGCCTGCGTTTGAAAAAGCCTACAACTTCAAGCTGGAACAGTCACAGCTGCTGTCGCTGGCGGGCGGTGATACAGCGGTGACCATCAAAGCGGCCGCGCAGCAAACGTCTGGCTTGAATGCGGCGATGGCCTATGGCACCGATGGCCCGGTGGCGGCGCTCGGACTGCAAACCCTGACCGATCCGAAAGGGGTGCAGCCGATCTATGCGCCTGCGCCAGTGATTCGGGAAAGCGTGCTGAAACAGTATCCGGACATCGGTAACTGGTTACAGCCGGTGTTCAGTAAGCTGGATGAGAAAACCCTGCAACAGCTCAATGCGCAGATTGCGGTTGACGGTCAGGATGCCAGCCAGGTGGCGAAGCAGTGGCTGCAGCAGAATAAGTTGCTGTAA
- a CDS encoding ABC transporter ATP-binding protein, giving the protein MIEFHQVSKIFAGKAAVRDLTLHIEKGSFTVLIGTSGSGKSTTLKMINRLVEHDSGEIRFAGEPIERMDARALRRRIGYAIQSIGLFPHWNVAKNIATVPSLLGWPQAKIQQRVEELLALLNLDTHLATRFPHQLSGGQQQRVGVARALAADPELLLMDEPFGALDPVNRQALQQEMLRIQKLSGRTVVLVTHDIDEALTLADQLVLMDGGEIVQQGKPIELLTQPATDFAREFFGRSELGVRLLALGRAGGAARRGEWLDGEPIAASLTLREALSQFIARRTDKLPVIDQHQQPLGVLHFSDLLRQREAM; this is encoded by the coding sequence ATGATTGAGTTTCACCAGGTAAGCAAAATATTTGCCGGCAAAGCGGCGGTGCGTGATCTCACGTTGCACATTGAGAAGGGCAGTTTCACCGTGCTGATTGGCACGTCCGGTTCAGGCAAATCCACCACGCTCAAAATGATCAATCGGCTGGTGGAACATGACAGCGGCGAAATCCGCTTTGCCGGTGAACCGATTGAACGCATGGATGCGCGCGCGCTGCGGCGGCGCATTGGCTACGCCATTCAGTCGATTGGTTTGTTCCCGCACTGGAACGTGGCAAAGAACATCGCCACCGTGCCGTCACTGCTCGGCTGGCCGCAGGCAAAAATTCAACAGCGCGTAGAGGAACTGCTGGCGTTGCTGAATCTGGATACGCATCTGGCGACGCGTTTTCCCCATCAACTCTCCGGGGGGCAGCAGCAGCGGGTTGGCGTGGCGCGCGCCCTGGCGGCCGATCCTGAATTGTTGCTGATGGATGAGCCGTTTGGCGCGCTCGATCCGGTGAACCGTCAGGCGCTGCAACAGGAGATGCTGCGCATTCAGAAGCTGTCAGGACGCACGGTGGTGCTGGTGACGCACGATATCGACGAAGCGCTGACGCTGGCGGATCAACTGGTATTGATGGATGGCGGTGAAATCGTGCAGCAGGGCAAGCCGATTGAACTGCTGACGCAACCGGCCACGGATTTTGCCCGTGAATTCTTTGGCCGCAGCGAGCTAGGCGTACGGTTGCTGGCATTGGGCCGTGCGGGCGGTGCAGCACGGCGCGGTGAGTGGCTGGACGGTGAGCCGATAGCCGCCAGCCTGACGCTGCGTGAGGCGCTGTCACAGTTTATCGCCCGGCGCACCGACAAACTGCCGGTGATCGATCAGCATCAACAGCCGTTGGGTGTATTGCACTTCAGCGATCTGTTGCGCCAGCGGGAGGCGATGTGA
- a CDS encoding MerR family transcriptional regulator — protein MALYSIGDVAERCGINPVTLRAWQRRYGLLKPQRTEGGHRQFDDEDVQRIEEIKRWIESGVPVGKVKALLEGQSINVHDGWTALQEELMSVLRHVRPAKLRTKIATIGREHPVDALIDHVFVPVRQRLGLDQHTARTMCSLLDGALIDYVAFCLAGGRKKAGKDALMIGWGVEDRTRLWLEAWRLSQQGWRMDVLAEPLDMPRPELFPGQNLFIWTGKKPTRRQLEQFEHWQAQGFATHIHEPA, from the coding sequence ATGGCCTTATACAGTATCGGCGATGTTGCCGAACGCTGTGGAATCAACCCGGTAACGTTGCGCGCCTGGCAGCGCCGTTACGGTTTATTAAAACCTCAGCGTACAGAAGGCGGTCACCGCCAGTTTGATGATGAAGATGTTCAGCGGATTGAAGAGATCAAACGCTGGATAGAGAGTGGTGTGCCTGTTGGCAAGGTCAAAGCCCTGCTGGAAGGCCAAAGCATTAATGTGCACGATGGCTGGACCGCACTGCAGGAAGAGCTAATGAGCGTGCTGCGTCACGTTCGTCCGGCTAAACTACGCACTAAAATTGCCACCATTGGCCGCGAACATCCGGTGGATGCACTGATTGATCATGTGTTTGTCCCGGTGCGTCAACGTCTGGGATTGGATCAGCACACCGCGCGCACCATGTGTAGCCTGTTAGATGGCGCACTGATTGATTACGTGGCGTTTTGTCTCGCTGGCGGCCGAAAAAAGGCCGGCAAAGATGCTTTAATGATTGGCTGGGGCGTGGAAGATCGTACCCGTCTTTGGCTCGAAGCCTGGCGCTTGTCACAGCAGGGCTGGCGCATGGATGTCTTAGCCGAGCCGCTGGATATGCCGCGTCCTGAACTGTTCCCCGGTCAGAATCTGTTTATCTGGACCGGTAAAAAACCAACACGACGCCAATTAGAGCAGTTTGAGCACTGGCAGGCGCAAGGGTTTGCCACCCATATTCACGAACCCGCCTGA
- the argH gene encoding argininosuccinate lyase gives MSDNAELLWGARFKAAPAASLTALSRSPDYYFALAPYDLAGCRAHARELARGDLLSSEELKTMLAAIDALDADYRAGNLHPIAADEDVHTFIERALTERLGALGGKLRAGRSRNDQTVNDLRLYLRDNGRKVVSALLALQQSLVEQAALHTESVAPGFTHLQQAQPIVFGHQLLAHAQSFARDIERMQDWDRRSARCPLGAAAMAGSAIARQPEKAAEDLAYLAPCENSIDAVASRDYAAEFLFVTSMIGINLSRLCEEVCMWASRQFRWVELHDSYATGSSIMPQKKNPDIAELTRGRSGRLVGNLMALLTTMKAMPLSYNRDLSDDKRNVIDAVDTLLLVLPAMAGMMSTLKFNTDVMREQAPDGFTLATEVADWLAMRGVPFREAHEITGQLVQLCEREDCGLSDLSDAQLQAVDARLTPEVRSALTLEAALAARSGYGGTAPARVREQLARLQILMQDQQRWTEDYAGPRA, from the coding sequence ATGTCTGATAATGCCGAACTATTATGGGGCGCGCGTTTTAAAGCGGCACCGGCGGCCAGTTTAACCGCGCTGTCGCGCAGCCCGGATTATTACTTTGCCCTGGCACCTTACGATTTAGCAGGCTGCCGGGCACATGCCCGTGAACTGGCACGCGGCGATCTGCTGAGCAGTGAAGAACTCAAAACCATGCTGGCAGCGATTGATGCGCTGGATGCTGATTATCGTGCGGGCAATCTGCACCCGATTGCTGCTGATGAAGATGTCCACACGTTCATTGAACGCGCACTGACTGAGCGCTTAGGAGCACTGGGCGGCAAACTGCGCGCCGGTCGCTCTCGTAACGATCAGACAGTCAACGATTTGCGTCTCTACCTGCGTGATAACGGCCGCAAAGTGGTCAGTGCTTTACTGGCACTGCAGCAATCTCTGGTTGAGCAAGCGGCACTGCACACCGAAAGCGTGGCGCCGGGCTTCACCCATTTACAACAGGCACAACCGATTGTGTTTGGTCACCAACTGCTGGCTCATGCGCAATCTTTTGCCCGCGATATCGAGCGTATGCAGGACTGGGATCGCCGCAGCGCGCGCTGCCCACTGGGTGCCGCAGCGATGGCAGGATCGGCAATTGCGCGCCAGCCGGAAAAAGCCGCTGAAGATCTGGCCTATCTGGCACCGTGCGAGAACTCGATCGATGCCGTTGCCAGCCGCGATTACGCCGCAGAATTCCTGTTCGTCACCAGCATGATCGGTATCAACCTGTCTCGCCTGTGCGAAGAAGTGTGCATGTGGGCGTCGCGCCAGTTCCGCTGGGTGGAATTGCATGACAGCTATGCCACGGGTAGCTCAATCATGCCTCAGAAGAAAAACCCGGACATTGCCGAACTGACGCGCGGTCGTTCAGGACGTCTGGTCGGCAATCTGATGGCGTTGCTCACTACCATGAAAGCCATGCCGCTCTCCTATAACCGCGACCTCAGTGATGACAAGCGCAACGTGATCGATGCTGTAGACACCCTACTGCTGGTGCTGCCTGCCATGGCGGGCATGATGTCGACGCTGAAATTCAACACCGACGTCATGCGTGAGCAGGCGCCAGACGGTTTCACCCTGGCCACCGAAGTCGCCGACTGGCTGGCGATGCGCGGTGTGCCTTTCCGTGAAGCGCATGAAATCACGGGCCAGCTGGTGCAACTGTGTGAACGCGAAGATTGCGGTCTGTCCGACCTGAGCGATGCGCAGTTGCAGGCCGTCGACGCGCGTTTAACGCCAGAAGTGCGCAGCGCTTTGACGCTGGAAGCCGCACTGGCGGCACGCAGTGGCTATGGCGGCACTGCACCCGCCCGGGTACGTGAACAGTTAGCGCGTTTGCAAATTCTGATGCAGGACCAGCAGCGCTGGACTGAAGATTACGCTGGCCCGCGCGCCTGA
- a CDS encoding GNAT family N-acetyltransferase — protein sequence MTEIEQLSATQAQPLLAALTEVLHGCVADGASVGFIAADDRAAMERFWQDKIYSLASGDNQLLVAWQQGVIVATVMVGFSAMPNGRHRAEISKLLVHPRARRQGIARRLMQQAEQLAVEQGKTLLVLDTRSGDVATQLYLSMDWQIAGSIPLYAESTEGALDATTVMYKVVG from the coding sequence ATGACTGAAATAGAACAGTTAAGTGCCACTCAGGCACAGCCCCTGCTAGCCGCGCTGACCGAGGTGTTACACGGTTGCGTGGCTGACGGGGCCAGCGTCGGTTTTATTGCTGCCGATGATCGCGCAGCGATGGAACGCTTCTGGCAGGATAAAATCTACAGCCTGGCGAGCGGCGATAATCAACTCCTCGTGGCGTGGCAGCAGGGTGTGATTGTTGCGACGGTGATGGTCGGGTTTAGCGCCATGCCGAATGGTCGTCATCGCGCAGAAATCAGTAAATTGTTGGTGCATCCCCGTGCCCGGCGTCAGGGAATTGCGCGTCGTCTGATGCAGCAGGCTGAGCAATTAGCGGTTGAGCAGGGTAAAACACTGCTGGTGCTGGATACGCGCAGCGGCGATGTGGCCACGCAACTCTACTTATCGATGGACTGGCAAATTGCGGGTTCCATTCCGTTGTACGCCGAATCGACGGAAGGGGCGTTAGATGCCACCACGGTGATGTATAAAGTGGTGGGGTGA
- a CDS encoding ABC transporter permease translates to MSLLLSRPRQQPVLLVLTLLITCALMALPLLSFAANRLVSGQPLMLWQVAQSWLLLLPLLWLWQGLWWKPRRRNLVMALLDAEILFALLIFIGGQTAAQLANNGSPLARTAFGSGLWCAAALALLLAAEAIRQLTVSTPWRILLNLQIWLVPLLLLLSGHLDHLSLMKEYANRRAVFDAAFSQHLLLLAGTLLPTVLIGLPLGLVIARRSRWQSAAFSLLNLIQTVPSVALFGLLIAPLAGLVAHFPVLASWGISGIGLAPALIALVLYALLPLVRSVVAGLQQVPQEVRETARGMGMSALQQFWLAELPLALPVWLSGLRVVVVQTIGLAVVAALIGAGGFGAIVFQGLLSSALDLVLLGVIPVVALAVVFDAALRLLSALLERTDD, encoded by the coding sequence GTGTCGTTACTGTTATCAAGACCGCGCCAGCAGCCGGTGCTGCTGGTACTCACGCTGCTGATCACTTGCGCGCTAATGGCTTTGCCGTTACTCAGTTTCGCCGCCAACCGCCTGGTGTCCGGACAGCCGCTGATGTTATGGCAAGTGGCGCAATCCTGGCTGTTGCTGCTGCCGTTACTCTGGTTATGGCAAGGATTGTGGTGGAAGCCACGGCGTCGCAATCTGGTGATGGCATTGCTGGACGCTGAGATTCTGTTTGCGCTGCTGATCTTTATTGGCGGGCAGACGGCGGCGCAGCTGGCTAACAATGGCAGCCCGTTGGCACGCACCGCCTTTGGCAGCGGTTTATGGTGTGCGGCGGCGCTGGCGTTATTGCTGGCCGCTGAGGCTATCCGCCAACTCACCGTCAGTACGCCATGGCGTATCCTGCTGAATCTGCAAATCTGGCTGGTGCCGCTGCTGTTATTGCTCAGCGGTCATCTCGACCACCTCTCTCTGATGAAAGAGTATGCCAACCGCAGGGCGGTATTTGATGCCGCCTTCAGCCAGCATCTGCTGTTGCTGGCTGGCACGCTGTTGCCGACGGTATTGATTGGTTTGCCGCTCGGCCTGGTGATTGCCCGGCGATCGCGCTGGCAAAGTGCCGCTTTCAGCCTACTCAACCTGATCCAGACCGTGCCTTCTGTGGCGTTGTTTGGTTTGCTGATTGCGCCGCTGGCGGGGCTGGTAGCTCACTTCCCGGTACTGGCAAGTTGGGGCATCAGCGGTATTGGCCTGGCTCCGGCGCTGATCGCGCTGGTGCTGTATGCGCTGCTGCCGCTGGTGCGCAGCGTGGTGGCGGGGTTGCAGCAGGTGCCGCAGGAGGTACGTGAAACCGCACGCGGTATGGGCATGAGCGCGCTGCAACAGTTCTGGCTCGCCGAACTCCCGCTGGCGCTGCCGGTGTGGCTTTCGGGCTTGCGCGTGGTGGTGGTACAAACCATTGGCCTGGCGGTGGTTGCGGCGCTGATTGGTGCCGGTGGCTTTGGCGCCATTGTTTTTCAGGGATTACTCAGCAGCGCACTGGACTTGGTGTTGCTGGGCGTGATTCCGGTGGTCGCGCTGGCGGTGGTGTTTGATGCCGCATTGCGTTTACTGTCAGCACTGCTGGAGAGAACCGATGATTGA
- a CDS encoding ABC transporter substrate-binding protein codes for MKKLLLSAISAALLLQSSAWADIAVPAAIKEKGLTVAIMPNYPPMDFKDPATNQLTGVDYDLGQAIGEKLGVKINWQEIAFEQMVNAVVTKRVDLVMSGMTDTKERQKVVNFIDYFKTGPQFYTQAARSDINSAMDLCGKKVGTSRRTTFPVEIANWSKAHCEAAGKPAIIVVGAEGTADARTQLRQNRLDGVVQGSETLPYIMDLEKGKYKPLDKAFSFQYTGMAIGKDAGELTTAIQAAIDAMIADGSYQKILAKWGLADNGVTQATVNQG; via the coding sequence ATGAAAAAACTGTTATTGAGTGCCATCAGTGCCGCGCTGTTACTGCAATCTTCCGCCTGGGCGGACATCGCCGTGCCGGCCGCCATCAAAGAGAAAGGCCTGACCGTGGCGATCATGCCGAACTATCCGCCCATGGATTTCAAAGATCCGGCCACCAACCAGCTCACTGGTGTGGATTACGATCTCGGTCAGGCGATCGGTGAGAAGCTGGGTGTGAAGATCAATTGGCAGGAGATCGCCTTTGAGCAGATGGTGAACGCCGTGGTGACCAAGCGTGTCGATTTGGTGATGTCCGGTATGACCGACACCAAAGAACGCCAGAAGGTGGTTAACTTCATCGATTACTTCAAAACCGGCCCGCAGTTCTACACCCAGGCCGCGCGCAGCGACATCAACAGCGCCATGGATCTGTGCGGCAAGAAAGTCGGCACCAGCCGTCGTACCACCTTCCCGGTAGAGATTGCCAACTGGTCGAAAGCGCACTGCGAAGCCGCCGGCAAGCCAGCGATCATTGTGGTCGGCGCCGAAGGGACGGCCGATGCGCGTACTCAGCTGCGTCAAAACCGTCTGGATGGCGTGGTGCAGGGGAGTGAAACGCTGCCGTACATCATGGATCTTGAGAAAGGCAAATATAAGCCGCTCGATAAAGCCTTCTCCTTCCAGTACACCGGCATGGCAATCGGTAAAGATGCAGGCGAGCTGACCACAGCCATTCAGGCGGCCATTGACGCGATGATTGCCGATGGCAGCTACCAGAAGATCCTCGCGAAATGGGGTCTGGCCGACAATGGCGTGACTCAGGCGACCGTTAACCAGGGCTAA
- a CDS encoding LysR family transcriptional regulator, translating to MESKVSQSGNNANNRGDNAVLALSNIDLKLLRVFKCVVEAGGLTAASNELNIGLAAISKQVSDLEIRLGMTLCSRGREGFELTQYGINVYQATLELFVSLNLFRERLHNSRNELLGDIAICVVDNTISDPHSPVTAAVQQLHQKAPKVQIRLQTAQLDDIERGMSEGRFHCGIAPVYEMKSDFDYFPLYKEYSKLYCSMSHPLYSGSCDKNISVEILREQKIINHLYVTPRDDRRLIPLQDSGAQAVQVESVAMLILTGHFIGYLPEHYAAPFIARGQLCELGDESVRRENPFCLMMKKGRKINPIIRLFMQSLGLAEAEEAH from the coding sequence ATGGAAAGTAAAGTTTCCCAGTCTGGAAACAATGCAAATAATCGCGGCGACAATGCGGTTCTGGCACTGAGTAATATCGACTTAAAATTGCTTCGCGTATTTAAATGCGTGGTGGAAGCCGGAGGATTAACCGCTGCCAGCAACGAACTGAATATTGGTTTAGCCGCCATCAGCAAGCAGGTTTCCGATCTGGAGATTCGTCTCGGCATGACGTTATGCAGCCGTGGACGCGAAGGCTTTGAACTGACGCAGTACGGCATTAATGTCTATCAGGCCACGCTGGAGCTGTTCGTCTCCCTGAATCTGTTCCGCGAACGTCTGCACAACAGCCGTAATGAGTTGCTGGGTGACATCGCCATCTGTGTGGTGGACAACACCATTTCTGATCCACATTCACCGGTCACTGCGGCGGTGCAACAGTTGCACCAGAAAGCACCAAAGGTGCAGATTCGCTTACAGACTGCGCAATTAGATGATATTGAACGGGGCATGAGTGAAGGTCGTTTTCATTGTGGCATTGCGCCGGTTTATGAAATGAAAAGTGATTTTGATTACTTCCCGCTTTATAAAGAATATTCGAAATTATATTGCTCCATGTCACATCCTTTATATTCTGGATCTTGTGATAAGAATATATCGGTGGAAATATTACGTGAGCAGAAAATCATTAATCATTTATATGTCACGCCGCGCGATGACCGCCGCCTCATTCCATTACAGGACAGCGGTGCGCAGGCGGTGCAAGTGGAATCCGTCGCCATGCTGATTTTAACCGGGCACTTTATTGGTTATTTACCCGAACACTATGCTGCTCCCTTTATTGCGCGGGGGCAGCTTTGCGAGTTGGGTGATGAATCGGTGCGCCGGGAAAATCCGTTCTGCCTGATGATGAAAAAAGGCCGGAAAATAAATCCGATTATCCGGCTGTTTATGCAATCACTGGGCCTGGCAGAGGCCGAAGAGGCGCACTAA
- a CDS encoding amino acid ABC transporter permease: MSQTTPVEPSLKNSREQTHYDLDRYQVVPRRYYGRITASAVILVLLALLVNAFAHGNIEWSFVGQFFTAQAILNGVVNTLIMSVLAMGLGILFGVITAIMYMSPNPVLHYIAVGYAWIFRGTPLILQLLLWFNLALVFPTINIPGVFSVQTVTIMTPFLAALLGLSINQGAYTSEVVRAGLLSVDTGQYEAAKAIGMPRLQALQRIILPQAMRVILPPVGNEFISMIKTTSLASMIQYSELLYNTQTIYFANARVMELLFVAGIWYLIIVTVLSFGQSRLERFFSRGHRQRQ; the protein is encoded by the coding sequence ATGTCGCAAACCACCCCGGTTGAACCCAGCCTGAAAAACAGCCGCGAGCAGACGCATTACGATCTGGATCGCTATCAGGTGGTGCCGCGCCGTTATTACGGTCGCATCACTGCCTCGGCGGTGATCCTGGTGCTGCTGGCGTTGCTGGTGAATGCCTTCGCCCACGGCAACATTGAATGGTCATTTGTCGGCCAGTTCTTTACTGCTCAGGCGATCCTCAACGGCGTGGTGAACACGCTGATTATGTCGGTGCTGGCAATGGGGCTCGGCATCCTGTTCGGCGTGATCACAGCGATTATGTATATGTCGCCCAATCCGGTGTTGCACTACATCGCCGTGGGCTACGCGTGGATCTTCCGTGGTACGCCGCTGATTTTGCAACTGCTGCTGTGGTTTAACCTCGCGCTGGTGTTTCCCACCATCAATATTCCCGGCGTGTTCAGCGTGCAAACCGTCACCATCATGACGCCGTTCCTCGCGGCGCTGCTGGGTCTGAGCATCAACCAGGGGGCTTACACCTCCGAAGTGGTGCGCGCCGGCTTGCTGTCTGTGGATACCGGTCAATATGAAGCGGCGAAAGCGATTGGCATGCCACGTCTGCAAGCGCTGCAACGCATTATTCTGCCGCAGGCGATGCGCGTGATTTTGCCGCCGGTGGGCAATGAATTCATCAGCATGATCAAAACCACCAGTCTGGCGAGCATGATCCAGTACTCCGAACTGCTCTACAACACGCAAACCATCTACTTCGCCAATGCGCGCGTGATGGAGCTGCTGTTCGTGGCGGGCATCTGGTACCTGATCATCGTCACCGTGCTGTCGTTTGGTCAAAGTCGCCTTGAGCGCTTCTTCTCACGCGGCCACCGCCAGCGTCAGTAA
- a CDS encoding ABC transporter permease, which yields MRLWRDPLYWLLATFLLLLWGLPHTGSLFAHWFPQLERPLYQQESFWRLALAHLSLVVSGSALAIIFGVGCGVFATRRAGRAFRPLLETLAAAGQTFPPVAVLAIAVPVMGFGATPAIMALFLYGLLPILQGTLAGLDSVPDSNREIAVGLGMGPWRRLWQIELALAAPVIMAGVRTSVMISIGTATIASTVGAESLGSPVIIGLSGFNTAYVIQGALLVALLALICDRVLERVQRQLSGWEG from the coding sequence ATGCGGTTATGGCGCGATCCCCTTTACTGGCTGCTGGCGACGTTTTTGCTGTTGCTGTGGGGATTGCCGCACACCGGATCGCTGTTTGCTCACTGGTTCCCGCAGCTGGAACGTCCGTTGTATCAGCAGGAGAGCTTCTGGCGGCTGGCCCTCGCGCATCTGTCACTGGTGGTCAGCGGCAGCGCCCTGGCGATTATTTTTGGCGTAGGCTGTGGTGTTTTCGCCACGCGACGTGCCGGGCGGGCATTCAGACCGTTACTGGAGACGCTGGCGGCAGCAGGGCAGACTTTTCCGCCGGTAGCGGTGCTGGCGATAGCCGTGCCAGTGATGGGATTTGGCGCGACACCTGCCATTATGGCGCTGTTTCTTTATGGGCTGTTGCCGATTTTGCAGGGCACGCTGGCAGGATTAGATAGCGTGCCCGACAGCAACCGGGAAATTGCCGTTGGGCTGGGTATGGGGCCCTGGCGGCGCTTATGGCAGATTGAACTGGCGCTGGCCGCACCGGTGATCATGGCTGGCGTGCGTACATCGGTGATGATCAGCATCGGCACCGCAACGATCGCTTCTACGGTGGGCGCAGAAAGTCTGGGATCGCCGGTGATTATCGGACTGAGCGGCTTTAACACCGCCTATGTCATTCAGGGCGCGCTGTTGGTGGCGCTATTGGCACTGATTTGCGACCGCGTGTTAGAACGCGTGCAACGTCAACTCAGTGGCTGGGAAGGATAA